One Acidobacteriota bacterium DNA window includes the following coding sequences:
- a CDS encoding DinB family protein — MGNLDIYKDLLRHMEWADATVWTAVQALPQSEPDSKLLGYLSHLHIVQQAFLLIWKGAEIGSTLPTFETNQVLLEWVRSKYPDIFAHLDTVTEDDLGTPTQMPWAAMIEKQLGYKPQVPTLGETILQVASHSTHHRGQVNTRLRELGGEPPRVDYIAWIWMGRPAPNWPG, encoded by the coding sequence GATATATACAAAGACCTGTTGCGGCATATGGAATGGGCGGATGCAACCGTCTGGACAGCGGTCCAGGCCCTGCCTCAATCCGAACCAGATTCCAAATTGCTGGGCTACCTTTCACATTTGCACATTGTCCAACAGGCGTTTTTACTGATCTGGAAAGGTGCTGAAATCGGAAGCACACTTCCCACGTTTGAAACCAATCAGGTTCTCCTTGAATGGGTTCGCTCAAAATACCCTGACATTTTTGCTCATCTTGACACGGTAACGGAGGATGATCTGGGAACGCCAACCCAAATGCCCTGGGCTGCCATGATTGAAAAACAACTGGGGTACAAACCACAGGTACCCACGCTGGGTGAAACCATCCTGCAAGTCGCCTCACACAGCACCCATCACCGTGGACAGGTCAATACGCGATTGAGAGAACTAGGTGGCGAGCCGCCAAGGGTTGATTATATCGCCTGGATTTGGATGGGTCGGCCTGCCCCCAACTGGCCAGGGTAA
- a CDS encoding catalase produces MSERKTLTDESGAPVVDNQHSQTAGPNGPVLLQDHHLVEKLARFNREKIPERIVHARGSAAYGYFEVTHDVTKWTKAKFFSEIGKRTEVFLRFSTVALERGSADTVRDPRGFAIKFYTEEGNYDLVGNNTPIFFIRDPQKFPDFIHSQKRDPYTHVQDPNNAWDFFSHSPELTHQFTWLHGDRGIPYSYRHMDGFGSHTYQWMNAQGEAFWVKYHFKTDQGIKCLPAAEAARIAGENPNFHHLDLLHAIDRGDFPSWTLKMQIMPVADAANYRFNPFDLTKVWPYADYPLIEVGKLVLNRNPDNYFADVEQSAFNPANFVPGIGPSPDKMLQGRLFAYGDAHRYRLGVNHTHLPVNRPHATEAHNYGRDGAMRFDGNGGRSKNYEPNSHGGPVQSNELHYAGIPVQGVTGSHAWEHHAEGDDFVQAGSLYRVMSEEEKERLIANLAGSLAQVTRDDVIERSIGSFRKADADYGERLAQAVQALRSA; encoded by the coding sequence ATGAGCGAACGCAAAACCCTGACCGATGAATCAGGTGCGCCAGTCGTTGATAACCAGCATTCCCAGACTGCCGGTCCAAATGGTCCGGTGCTGTTGCAAGACCATCACCTGGTTGAAAAACTGGCCCGCTTTAATCGTGAAAAAATCCCTGAACGGATTGTCCATGCCCGTGGATCAGCCGCCTATGGCTACTTTGAAGTTACCCACGATGTCACCAAATGGACCAAAGCCAAGTTTTTTAGTGAGATTGGCAAACGCACGGAAGTCTTCCTGCGCTTTTCAACCGTGGCGCTCGAACGTGGATCCGCCGATACGGTGCGTGACCCGCGCGGGTTTGCCATCAAGTTTTATACTGAAGAAGGCAACTATGATCTGGTCGGCAATAACACGCCGATCTTTTTTATTCGAGATCCACAGAAATTCCCTGATTTCATTCACTCACAGAAACGCGACCCCTACACCCACGTGCAGGATCCAAACAACGCCTGGGACTTCTTTTCCCATTCACCGGAACTGACACATCAATTCACCTGGCTCCACGGAGATCGCGGCATCCCATACTCCTACCGCCACATGGACGGCTTTGGCTCGCATACCTATCAATGGATGAATGCCCAGGGCGAAGCCTTTTGGGTGAAATATCACTTCAAAACCGATCAAGGAATTAAATGCCTGCCAGCGGCTGAAGCGGCCCGGATTGCTGGTGAAAACCCGAATTTCCACCACCTGGATTTGCTCCACGCCATTGACCGGGGTGATTTTCCATCCTGGACGCTCAAAATGCAGATTATGCCGGTGGCCGATGCGGCCAACTATCGGTTTAACCCATTTGATTTGACCAAAGTCTGGCCGTATGCCGATTATCCGTTGATCGAAGTTGGAAAACTGGTGCTCAATCGCAATCCAGACAACTATTTCGCCGATGTTGAACAATCAGCGTTCAATCCGGCGAATTTTGTCCCCGGCATTGGCCCATCACCAGACAAGATGTTGCAGGGCCGACTGTTTGCCTATGGAGACGCCCACCGGTACCGGCTTGGCGTCAACCATACCCATCTTCCCGTCAATCGCCCACACGCCACTGAAGCGCACAACTATGGTCGCGATGGTGCGATGCGTTTTGACGGCAATGGCGGGCGGTCAAAGAATTACGAACCCAACAGCCACGGCGGGCCCGTCCAGTCAAACGAACTGCACTATGCCGGGATTCCGGTTCAGGGCGTGACAGGCTCACATGCCTGGGAACACCATGCCGAAGGTGATGACTTTGTCCAGGCCGGGAGTCTCTACCGGGTGATGAGCGAAGAGGAGAAAGAACGACTGATTGCCAATCTTGCCGGAAGTCTGGCTCAGGTAACCCGTGATGATGTGATCGAGCGCAGCATCGGCTCTTTCCGCAAGGCTGATGCCGACTATGGCGAACGACTCGCCCAGGCGGTGCAGGCATTGCGTTCCGCCTGA
- a CDS encoding GNAT family N-acetyltransferase, whose protein sequence is MQELNAPKLVSIRRVDHTQTIFIDGLAELLIDSVSNGASVGFLNPVTSSTAKAYWHHVFSTPEDELVLWVATCEETIVGSVQLALCPKENGRHRAEVQKLMVHSTARGHRIASRLMQTLETYALQNGRFLLVLDTEAGSPAESVYQHLNWQKAGEIPDYARNAAGQLHATAYYFKLLR, encoded by the coding sequence ATGCAGGAGTTGAATGCCCCAAAGTTGGTTTCCATTCGCAGAGTTGATCACACTCAAACGATCTTTATTGATGGACTTGCGGAACTGCTGATTGATTCAGTCTCCAATGGTGCGTCGGTGGGATTTCTCAACCCGGTCACTTCCAGCACCGCGAAAGCATACTGGCATCATGTGTTTTCAACGCCGGAGGACGAGCTGGTGTTATGGGTCGCAACGTGTGAGGAAACGATTGTTGGTTCGGTGCAACTGGCGCTCTGCCCGAAGGAAAATGGCCGCCATCGAGCTGAAGTCCAGAAACTGATGGTGCATTCAACCGCACGTGGACACCGGATTGCCTCGCGATTGATGCAAACCCTCGAAACATATGCCCTCCAAAACGGTCGGTTTTTGCTGGTCCTTGACACCGAAGCCGGCTCACCCGCCGAAAGCGTTTACCAGCATTTGAACTGGCAGAAAGCGGGTGAAATTCCAGATTATGCCCGGAATGCGGCGGGGCAGTTGCACGCAACAGCCTATTATTTCAAATTGCTGCGATGA
- a CDS encoding rhomboid family intramembrane serine protease, giving the protein MSYFPRLTILLIITNVVIFIWQLVSGALNSKEAIIAGGALERERLLSGEIWRLVTPMVLHGSIDHLIGNCLALYVLGMACEHVLSLPQVGVIYLVSGICGSLLSVLAQPGPSVGASGAIFGLMAATVVFLYRYQKAFYVRDHRIGFVIAAWGLYTIATGFLTPYVDNFAHIGGAIGGAVAMWVQTPARLITLQAIANPPQT; this is encoded by the coding sequence ATGTCGTATTTCCCACGACTGACGATCCTGCTCATTATAACCAACGTTGTTATCTTTATATGGCAACTGGTATCGGGAGCACTCAATAGCAAAGAAGCCATCATTGCCGGCGGAGCACTGGAACGCGAACGGCTTCTCAGTGGGGAAATATGGCGACTGGTCACCCCGATGGTGCTGCATGGAAGCATTGATCACCTGATTGGTAATTGCCTGGCGCTCTACGTTCTTGGCATGGCCTGTGAACATGTCTTGAGTCTCCCGCAAGTTGGGGTCATTTATCTGGTTAGCGGAATCTGTGGTTCGCTCCTGAGCGTCCTGGCCCAGCCGGGCCCGTCAGTTGGGGCCTCGGGAGCGATTTTTGGACTGATGGCGGCGACCGTCGTGTTTTTGTACCGATACCAGAAAGCATTTTATGTCCGTGACCACCGGATTGGCTTTGTCATTGCTGCCTGGGGACTCTATACCATTGCAACCGGGTTTCTCACGCCCTATGTTGATAATTTTGCCCACATTGGCGGAGCAATTGGCGGGGCAGTGGCGATGTGGGTTCAAACCCCAGCACGATTGATCACCCTTCAGGCAATTGCCAATCCACCACAAACATGA
- a CDS encoding YciI family protein, translating into MHFLLFYDTAPDYLERRAAFRSEHLALAWAAHERGELILGGALNDPVDGAVLLFQGDSPEVAAHFAEADPYVINGLIASWRVRPWTTVVGDMAATPVHPD; encoded by the coding sequence ATGCACTTTCTTCTCTTCTATGATACGGCCCCTGACTACCTGGAACGGAGAGCCGCATTCCGTTCCGAACATCTGGCCCTTGCCTGGGCTGCCCACGAACGTGGCGAATTGATCCTTGGTGGTGCCCTGAATGATCCAGTTGATGGCGCGGTTCTGCTGTTTCAAGGAGATTCGCCCGAGGTCGCGGCTCACTTTGCCGAAGCTGATCCCTATGTGATCAACGGACTCATTGCAAGCTGGCGGGTTCGCCCATGGACTACCGTGGTTGGCGACATGGCTGCCACACCAGTACATCCAGACTGA
- a CDS encoding AraC family transcriptional regulator, with translation MNPNTSREHITVWHPSDLPQVEVRRGFSVARTIPRHWHEEYQLCLIQSGTGELHYRGATLLTPPASLFIVHPGEVHANRALATMGCSYRTLFLTADQMHQIAQEIQGAAASLPFFPSSVVFDAELLKRFEHLHQALEQSTSSLERQTRLLDLLTRLISHFSENRSELHPSGSERKVLKQACEYLIEHFTENVSLQTLASIANLSPFHFHRVFSEHFGMPPHGFQTQLRVMQAQTLLRQGWPIPQVASQIGFADQSHLNRHFKRVTGLTPGQYRQNRKNVQDSLTHIL, from the coding sequence ATGAATCCAAACACCTCACGCGAACACATCACGGTCTGGCACCCAAGCGACCTTCCACAGGTTGAAGTTCGGCGGGGGTTTTCGGTTGCGCGTACAATCCCCCGTCACTGGCACGAGGAGTATCAGTTGTGTTTGATCCAGTCAGGCACCGGGGAACTTCATTATCGAGGAGCGACACTTCTGACGCCTCCAGCCAGTTTATTCATCGTTCACCCCGGCGAAGTCCACGCCAATCGGGCACTTGCGACAATGGGGTGCAGCTACCGGACGCTGTTTCTGACCGCTGACCAGATGCATCAGATAGCGCAAGAGATTCAAGGAGCCGCCGCGTCACTTCCCTTTTTTCCTTCCTCGGTTGTGTTTGACGCTGAACTATTGAAGCGCTTTGAACACCTGCACCAGGCGTTAGAACAATCAACCTCCAGCCTGGAACGCCAGACCCGGTTACTCGATTTGCTCACTCGGCTCATCTCTCATTTTTCGGAAAATCGTTCGGAATTACATCCATCTGGATCAGAACGGAAAGTGTTGAAACAGGCGTGTGAGTACCTGATTGAACATTTTACAGAAAACGTTTCATTACAAACACTGGCCAGCATTGCCAATCTGAGTCCGTTCCATTTTCATCGCGTCTTTTCCGAGCACTTCGGAATGCCGCCGCATGGGTTTCAAACTCAGCTTCGGGTGATGCAGGCTCAGACCCTGTTGCGGCAAGGATGGCCAATCCCACAGGTTGCCAGCCAGATCGGGTTTGCCGACCAGAGCCATCTCAACCGCCATTTCAAACGAGTGACTGGCCTCACGCCAGGACAATACCGCCAAAACCGCAAGAACGTTCAAGACAGCCTCACGCATATCCTCTAA
- a CDS encoding protein kinase: MSSNYSATQWEQMKELFNEVVDCPPSTREALLNARCGENQLLRQAVQSLIESFEKAGSFIDTPPGVNAFSGLMKNEEILTPEQRIGPYQIARELGSGGMGAVYLAKRVDEQFHKLVAIKIVKPTYWNTIVFQQFRKERHILAGLEHPNIARVLDGGTTSAGLPFLVMEYIEGTSIDTFCNHHKLSISERLQVFLKVCAAVQSAHQKLIVHRDLKPANILVTAEGEPKLLDFGIAKLLDPNAWDVSLEHTQTGLRMMTPRYASPEQIRGESVTTATDVYSLGIVLFELLTGIHPYLHIQSNRIEIEQAICDTDPHRPSTVINRLNTHERQDSTTGSMNAQEIVSQRSESSPKRLRQRLEGDLDTILLKALQKNPAQRYSSVEQFAADIRRHLDGLPVLAQPDSTWYRTRKFIKRQRGLVVAAGLIVLTLTGGISATLYQAYVAKLEKERAVRRFQEVRELASSFLFEFHDSIRDLPGSTPAREQIVKKALIYLDRLQTEAGSDPELQLELATAYQRIGDIQGHPITNNLGRPAEALIRYQQALVIREALGTQPQSQTPQFQSDLAENLARIGDMMVYTGQAANGLEYYRRAIGLCELLVAGRTSLRARLKLPYLYCQYGFTLVYNGKQDAALEAYGKSVELAHALHREDPNNPNIEFDLAQSLGSYGDQIYALGNAPQGLDVLKESKRHLERVTKLNPNNTSWLNGLALANVRIGNLLMNTGDPYQSIPYHQHAKEIRTTLAAKDPTNMRAQAARITTLFGFARTFVLIGDTQRAITEYTQILQIAESLAQNNPGYVLHQRTISELLLILGTLEIKQNNLEKATKILRRAKDVYERLSQQDPNHSQFRAELPVVFRTLASTLSRQGQSEEARVLTQRALEMQVTLADRPDALINEIYEYAVTLVTGEPESLRDPVRGLEFALRAFEKTNRKAVDCLTLLARAYVLSGNHKAALSTIEEALRLIPGDKPTAFRKELETLRQSIPKNQGGH, from the coding sequence ATGTCCAGCAATTACTCCGCAACCCAGTGGGAACAAATGAAAGAGCTGTTCAATGAGGTGGTGGATTGCCCTCCATCAACCAGAGAAGCCCTGCTCAACGCCCGGTGTGGGGAAAATCAGTTGTTGCGTCAGGCAGTTCAGTCACTGATCGAATCGTTTGAGAAAGCGGGGAGCTTTATTGATACCCCTCCTGGAGTGAATGCTTTTTCTGGTTTGATGAAAAATGAAGAAATTCTTACTCCAGAACAACGAATTGGGCCATACCAGATTGCTCGGGAACTGGGGAGCGGTGGAATGGGGGCGGTTTATCTGGCGAAACGGGTTGATGAACAATTCCACAAGCTGGTCGCCATTAAAATCGTCAAGCCCACGTACTGGAACACGATTGTCTTCCAACAATTTCGCAAGGAACGCCATATCCTGGCTGGTCTCGAACACCCAAACATTGCCCGTGTCCTCGATGGCGGGACAACGAGCGCTGGATTGCCGTTTCTTGTAATGGAGTATATTGAAGGTACCTCGATTGATACCTTTTGTAACCACCATAAGTTGAGTATTTCTGAACGGTTGCAGGTATTTCTCAAAGTCTGTGCCGCCGTTCAATCTGCCCATCAGAAACTCATTGTTCACCGAGACTTGAAACCCGCCAATATTCTGGTGACGGCTGAAGGTGAGCCAAAACTCCTGGATTTTGGCATTGCGAAATTGCTTGATCCAAATGCCTGGGATGTCTCGCTGGAACACACCCAAACCGGGTTGCGGATGATGACCCCGCGCTATGCCAGCCCGGAGCAAATCCGAGGGGAATCGGTCACTACGGCGACGGATGTGTATTCGCTCGGAATTGTATTGTTTGAGTTATTGACCGGGATTCACCCCTACCTGCACATCCAGTCAAACCGAATCGAGATTGAGCAGGCAATTTGTGACACTGACCCGCACCGACCAAGCACGGTGATCAATCGGTTGAACACCCACGAGCGCCAGGATTCGACCACCGGTTCGATGAATGCGCAGGAAATCGTTTCTCAGCGAAGCGAATCAAGTCCAAAACGCCTGCGACAGCGACTGGAAGGCGATCTGGACACAATTTTGCTGAAAGCTTTACAAAAAAATCCCGCCCAACGGTATTCGTCGGTTGAACAGTTTGCCGCTGACATTCGCCGACATCTGGATGGATTGCCTGTCCTGGCTCAACCTGATTCAACCTGGTATCGCACCCGGAAATTCATCAAACGTCAACGGGGTCTTGTCGTTGCAGCCGGGTTGATTGTCCTTACGCTCACCGGAGGCATCAGCGCCACGCTCTATCAGGCATATGTGGCAAAACTTGAAAAAGAGCGGGCAGTCCGTCGCTTTCAGGAAGTGCGCGAACTGGCCAGCTCATTTTTGTTTGAATTCCACGACTCAATCCGAGATTTACCGGGCTCGACTCCGGCCCGTGAACAGATTGTAAAAAAAGCACTTATCTACCTGGATCGCCTCCAAACCGAAGCCGGGTCAGATCCTGAATTACAACTCGAACTGGCCACTGCCTATCAACGCATTGGGGATATTCAGGGGCATCCAATTACCAATAACCTTGGTCGCCCTGCTGAAGCGTTGATCCGTTATCAACAGGCTCTGGTCATTCGTGAAGCCCTTGGCACCCAGCCTCAAAGTCAGACTCCTCAATTTCAATCTGATTTGGCTGAGAACCTGGCTCGCATCGGGGACATGATGGTGTATACCGGGCAGGCAGCCAATGGACTTGAGTATTATCGAAGGGCAATTGGTCTGTGTGAATTATTGGTCGCAGGCCGGACTTCGCTGCGAGCCCGGCTCAAGTTGCCATATTTGTATTGTCAGTATGGGTTTACTCTTGTTTATAATGGCAAACAAGACGCAGCCCTGGAAGCCTATGGAAAAAGTGTCGAACTGGCCCATGCGCTACATCGGGAAGACCCAAATAATCCAAACATTGAATTCGATCTGGCACAAAGCCTTGGTAGCTACGGCGATCAAATCTATGCACTTGGAAATGCACCTCAAGGATTGGACGTACTCAAAGAATCCAAACGCCACCTTGAGCGCGTGACGAAGCTTAATCCAAATAACACAAGCTGGCTCAACGGGTTGGCTCTGGCCAACGTTCGGATTGGGAATCTCTTAATGAACACTGGTGATCCGTATCAATCCATTCCATATCACCAGCACGCAAAAGAAATCAGAACCACTCTGGCTGCGAAAGATCCCACAAATATGAGAGCCCAGGCCGCGAGAATAACAACCCTCTTTGGATTTGCCAGAACCTTTGTGCTGATTGGTGATACTCAACGAGCCATCACCGAGTATACGCAGATTTTGCAAATAGCTGAATCCCTTGCCCAAAACAATCCTGGTTATGTGCTCCATCAACGTACCATAAGTGAGTTACTGCTTATTCTAGGAACATTGGAAATCAAACAAAACAATCTGGAAAAAGCTACAAAAATACTGCGTCGGGCAAAAGATGTATATGAGCGGTTGTCTCAACAGGATCCGAATCATTCACAGTTCAGGGCTGAGTTACCGGTTGTGTTTCGAACCCTCGCAAGTACACTCAGTCGCCAGGGGCAATCAGAAGAAGCCAGGGTGTTAACTCAACGCGCTCTGGAAATGCAGGTCACCCTTGCAGACCGCCCAGATGCTCTGATCAACGAAATTTATGAATATGCCGTCACGCTGGTGACGGGTGAGCCGGAGTCGCTACGCGATCCAGTTCGTGGATTGGAATTTGCTCTGCGGGCGTTTGAGAAGACCAATCGGAAAGCCGTTGACTGTCTCACGCTTTTAGCCCGCGCCTATGTGCTGTCAGGGAATCACAAAGCCGCCTTATCTACGATTGAGGAAGCATTACGCCTGATTCCGGGGGATAAACCAACGGCTTTTCGCAAAGAACTCGAAACCCTGCGGCAAAGCATTCCTAAGAATCAGGGGGGACATTGA
- a CDS encoding sigma-70 family RNA polymerase sigma factor, with protein sequence MTDDTHTITHLLKEWEQGNPEALEQLLPLVYEQLKGIAQYQLSQERAGHTLQPTALVNEVLIKLLNQHKLEWHNRAHFMGTMARVMRQVLVDYARRKCAEKRFPRHGRITLADAERLVVSDENLEEILLLDEALTRLAVIDERQAKVVELFYFVGLSLDEIVQTLNISLSTVKRELQFARAWLFRELTKSEP encoded by the coding sequence ATGACTGATGACACCCACACCATTACTCACTTACTCAAAGAGTGGGAACAGGGAAACCCGGAAGCGCTTGAACAGTTGCTTCCGCTGGTTTATGAACAATTGAAGGGAATAGCCCAATACCAGCTTTCTCAGGAACGAGCAGGTCATACTTTGCAACCAACGGCATTGGTCAATGAGGTATTGATCAAGCTTCTCAATCAGCACAAACTGGAATGGCACAATCGTGCCCATTTTATGGGGACTATGGCCAGAGTGATGCGTCAGGTTCTGGTGGATTATGCCCGGCGAAAATGCGCGGAGAAACGCTTTCCCAGACACGGGCGAATCACGCTGGCTGACGCTGAACGATTGGTCGTCTCTGATGAGAATCTGGAAGAAATCTTATTACTTGACGAAGCTTTAACCCGGCTGGCTGTTATTGACGAACGTCAGGCAAAAGTGGTTGAACTCTTTTACTTTGTTGGCTTGAGCCTCGACGAGATTGTCCAAACCTTGAACATTTCGTTGAGCACCGTCAAACGTGAACTGCAATTTGCCAGAGCCTGGCTGTTTCGTGAACTGACAAAATCTGAACCATAA